From one Stigmatella erecta genomic stretch:
- a CDS encoding BlaI/MecI/CopY family transcriptional regulator yields the protein MAEPKLPRPTDAELAILRVLWERGASTVRDVHDSLQDGTGYTTVLKLMQIMTEKGLVVRDESQRAHVYSARVAQQKTQRQLVADLVDRAFGGSPAQLALQALSSKKTSPEELAELRRLLDSLEQEDTP from the coding sequence ATGGCCGAGCCCAAACTGCCGCGTCCCACGGACGCCGAGCTGGCGATCCTCCGCGTCCTGTGGGAGCGGGGCGCCAGCACCGTCCGAGATGTCCATGACTCGCTTCAGGATGGGACGGGCTACACCACCGTCCTGAAGCTGATGCAGATCATGACCGAGAAAGGGCTCGTGGTCCGCGACGAGTCCCAGCGCGCGCACGTCTACAGCGCCCGGGTGGCCCAGCAGAAGACCCAGCGCCAGCTCGTGGCGGACCTGGTGGACCGCGCCTTTGGCGGCTCCCCGGCCCAGCTCGCCCTGCAGGCCCTCTCCTCGAAGAAGACGTCCCCCGAAGAGCTGGCCGAGCTGCGCCGGCTCCTGGATTCGCTGGAGCAGGAGGACACGCCATGA
- a CDS encoding GNAT family N-acetyltransferase, translating to MTMKQVDPGVEVAVPVMDAANPPNDLASAVKMSPPTDEDMSLVASLRASSDPWKSRGETQEESLQALTQLRPFLHVAKLQGQAVGYVTVERDGPVPGAAYMRNIVVRPDLRKQGLGMVLLNHGVQTARDMYRKTLALRVDPANGPAVSFYRKAGFTTVATVVSKKSGKLRLLMSREL from the coding sequence ATGACGATGAAGCAGGTGGACCCGGGCGTGGAGGTGGCGGTGCCAGTGATGGACGCGGCCAATCCCCCCAATGATCTGGCCTCGGCGGTCAAGATGTCCCCCCCGACCGATGAGGACATGAGCCTGGTGGCCTCCCTGCGCGCCAGCTCGGATCCGTGGAAGAGCCGGGGAGAGACGCAGGAGGAGAGCCTCCAGGCCCTCACGCAGCTGCGGCCCTTCCTGCACGTGGCGAAGCTGCAGGGCCAGGCGGTGGGCTATGTCACCGTGGAGCGCGACGGCCCGGTGCCCGGCGCCGCGTACATGCGCAACATCGTGGTCCGGCCGGACCTGCGCAAGCAGGGGCTGGGCATGGTGCTGCTCAACCACGGCGTGCAGACCGCGCGCGACATGTACCGCAAGACGCTCGCGCTGCGCGTGGACCCGGCCAACGGCCCCGCGGTGAGCTTCTACCGCAAGGCGGGCTTCACCACCGTGGCCACGGTGGTGTCCAAGAAGTCCGGCAAGCTGCGCCTGTTGATGTCCCGCGAGCTGTAA
- a CDS encoding type IV pilus twitching motility protein PilT, with amino-acid sequence MKPLAEMLRYLSHPAITELALTTGRCPMIKSTNGYEPVDNAVLTADELNRTLLAMVGRERAASVTEKPVKWSVRAEGMATLSIVAARRGELLSLRVMRTGDSPTAAPGTSPAPAPAEAPAAEAPAGEPGAPVAPNIPPIRPSSVGLKPVRGAAAPVPPPALNPAPAAPAPAAAPALAPSLQVGASRADAGRDLPALMEEARRLGASDLHIVAGRPPLFRVASELKPEGEVISPERVEQMLLPLVPARLRPVLDKEGSCDFSLEAPGKGRFRVNVGRQRTGLKGSFRVISREIPTLESLGLPPSIAKAAHHHQGLIVVTGPSGHGKTSTMTALVDLINRESKHHVLTVEDPVEYLHPRKQALLSQREVGTHTRTFASALKGSLREDPDVIVVGELRDTETVRMALAASETGHLLISTMNTPSAAKTIDRLIDLFPPGDQAQVRLTLASSLRLIVSQRLLPSADGKGLVVAAEVLPGSVALGNLIRDNKTFQIPSLQQRGKSLGIIRFDDSLAELVKAGKTTLEIARSFAESPDELEAVVTGKRPGAPQPEAPAQDQKLMNKVGSLLGRRSA; translated from the coding sequence ATGAAGCCCCTCGCGGAGATGCTGCGCTACCTGTCCCATCCGGCCATCACGGAGCTGGCCCTGACCACCGGGCGCTGCCCGATGATCAAAAGCACCAATGGCTACGAGCCGGTGGACAACGCCGTTCTCACCGCGGACGAACTGAACCGCACCCTGCTGGCCATGGTGGGCCGGGAGCGCGCCGCCTCGGTGACGGAGAAGCCCGTGAAGTGGTCCGTGCGCGCCGAGGGCATGGCCACCCTGTCCATCGTCGCGGCGCGGCGCGGGGAACTGCTCAGCCTCCGGGTGATGCGCACCGGCGACAGCCCCACGGCCGCCCCGGGCACAAGCCCCGCTCCCGCCCCCGCCGAGGCCCCCGCCGCCGAGGCCCCCGCCGGGGAGCCGGGCGCCCCCGTGGCGCCCAACATCCCGCCCATCCGCCCCTCTTCCGTGGGCCTCAAGCCCGTCAGGGGCGCGGCCGCACCGGTGCCCCCCCCGGCGCTCAACCCGGCCCCCGCGGCCCCCGCCCCCGCGGCGGCCCCGGCCCTCGCGCCGTCCCTGCAGGTGGGGGCCTCCCGCGCGGACGCCGGGCGGGATTTGCCGGCGCTGATGGAGGAGGCCCGGCGGCTGGGGGCCAGTGACTTGCACATCGTCGCGGGCCGGCCGCCGCTGTTCCGCGTGGCCTCGGAGCTGAAGCCCGAGGGCGAGGTGATTTCCCCCGAGCGCGTGGAGCAGATGCTCCTGCCCCTGGTGCCCGCCCGCCTGCGGCCGGTACTGGACAAGGAGGGCAGCTGCGACTTCTCGCTCGAGGCGCCGGGCAAGGGCCGGTTCCGCGTCAACGTGGGCCGCCAGCGCACGGGCCTCAAGGGCTCCTTCCGCGTCATCTCCCGGGAGATTCCCACCCTGGAGTCCCTGGGGCTGCCGCCGAGCATCGCCAAGGCGGCGCACCACCACCAGGGGCTCATCGTCGTCACCGGCCCCTCGGGCCACGGCAAGACGAGCACGATGACGGCCCTCGTGGACCTCATCAACCGCGAGTCCAAGCACCACGTGCTCACCGTGGAGGACCCCGTGGAATACCTCCACCCGCGCAAGCAGGCGCTCCTGAGCCAGCGCGAGGTGGGCACCCACACCCGCACCTTCGCCAGCGCCCTGAAGGGCTCGCTGCGCGAGGACCCGGACGTCATCGTCGTGGGCGAGCTGCGCGACACGGAGACGGTGCGCATGGCGCTGGCGGCGAGCGAGACGGGCCACCTGCTCATCAGCACGATGAACACCCCCAGCGCGGCGAAGACCATCGACCGGTTGATCGACTTGTTCCCCCCCGGCGACCAGGCCCAGGTGCGCCTGACGCTGGCCTCCAGCCTGCGGCTCATCGTCAGCCAGCGGCTCCTGCCCTCCGCCGATGGCAAGGGCCTGGTGGTGGCCGCCGAGGTGCTCCCGGGCTCGGTGGCCCTGGGCAACCTCATCCGCGACAACAAGACGTTCCAGATTCCCTCGCTCCAGCAGCGCGGCAAGAGCCTGGGCATCATCCGCTTCGACGACTCGCTGGCAGAGCTCGTCAAGGCGGGCAAGACGACGCTGGAGATCGCCCGGAGCTTCGCCGAGAGCCCCGACGAGCTGGAGGCCGTGGTGACCGGCAAGCGCCCCGGGGCCCCCCAGCCCGAGGCGCCCGCGCAGGACCAGAAGCTGATGAACAAGGTGGGCTCGCTGCTGGGCCGCCGCAGCGCCTAA
- the thiL gene encoding thiamine-phosphate kinase: protein MRGEFSFIERFLSAFPRARVPLGPGDDCAVLPPYRGQMCVTTDAVVEDVHFTRAHFSPEDIGHKALAVNLSDLAAMGATPRWFVCAVALPRDFPGRELSRLARGMAALARAHRVALVGGNFTSARELSLTLTAAGELTRPALTRAGGRPGHRLYVSGTLGEARLGLNLLREGRRRGAALLRQRRPQPRVALGLLASRFASAAMDLSDGLAQDLGHLCEASGVGAEVELSHLPVSPAVRQALGLEGALQGGEDYELLLAVPPARVAAFERACARAGERVTAVGTLTRGRRRVLRDPQGRLIPPPPGFDHFRVRPPVD, encoded by the coding sequence ATGCGCGGCGAGTTCTCCTTCATCGAGCGGTTCTTGAGCGCCTTTCCCCGGGCCCGCGTGCCGCTGGGCCCCGGGGATGACTGCGCGGTGCTGCCCCCCTATCGGGGCCAGATGTGCGTCACCACGGACGCGGTGGTGGAGGACGTGCACTTCACGCGCGCGCACTTCTCCCCGGAGGACATCGGGCACAAGGCGCTCGCGGTGAACCTCTCGGACCTGGCCGCCATGGGCGCCACCCCGCGCTGGTTCGTGTGTGCCGTGGCGCTGCCCCGGGACTTTCCCGGGCGCGAGCTGAGCCGCCTGGCACGCGGCATGGCGGCGCTCGCGCGCGCGCACCGCGTGGCGCTCGTGGGGGGCAACTTCACCTCCGCGCGCGAGCTGTCGCTCACCCTCACCGCGGCCGGCGAGCTGACGCGCCCCGCCCTCACCCGCGCGGGCGGGCGCCCCGGCCACCGCCTCTATGTGTCCGGCACGCTCGGCGAGGCCCGCCTGGGCTTGAACCTCCTGCGTGAGGGCCGCCGCCGGGGCGCCGCCCTCCTGCGCCAGCGAAGGCCCCAGCCCCGCGTGGCGCTGGGCCTGCTCGCCTCCCGCTTCGCCTCCGCGGCGATGGACCTCTCGGATGGGCTCGCCCAGGACTTGGGCCACCTGTGTGAGGCCTCGGGTGTGGGGGCGGAGGTGGAACTGTCCCACCTGCCGGTGTCTCCCGCGGTGCGTCAGGCCCTGGGGCTGGAGGGGGCGCTGCAGGGGGGCGAGGACTACGAGCTGCTCTTGGCGGTGCCCCCGGCGCGGGTGGCCGCCTTCGAGCGGGCGTGTGCCCGGGCGGGCGAGCGCGTCACGGCGGTGGGGACGCTGACGCGCGGGCGCCGCCGGGTGCTCCGCGACCCCCAAGGCCGGTTGATTCCTCCCCCGCCAGGCTTCGACCATTTCCGGGTCCGCCCGCCGGTGGATTGA
- a CDS encoding sensor histidine kinase: MSVDPGRTAWEGEAVPRPDTLLNHTPRLVELLDVPALAGMVEGFAALHGMGIQVLDTQGVCLAGSQGPQGPFCAHVTSGAPDGAGCPARAPLSSGIHALACPSGARYLVLQVRWEGSELGRAVFGSFAPEAVAALPERLDVVRAREQGSIPVRAVAYFAQVLEALLAVGHRSWLASRIQLESAGEIRRELEVRDARMASLQGRLREMDRLQSSFLGTVSHELRTPLASIIAYSELLAEGITGPLNPEQHQCVQAITEMGRTLLDLITSILDISQLEAGKLRLAFAPVDIAEVVVSAVSSVTPQSRRKGLKLEVVLPELRQPRVLADKGRMHQVLVNLLANAVKFTPEGHVRVRLSEVGPQAELDAPGYRVAVEDTGVGIRADQLERIFQTFYQVDSSSTREFGGVGLGLSIVKRFVEGHGGKVLVASQPGQGSCFTAVVPARPPQVGDQGVHVLPPLPEPDRF, from the coding sequence ATGAGCGTGGACCCCGGACGGACGGCATGGGAGGGCGAGGCGGTGCCCCGTCCCGATACCCTCTTGAACCACACGCCGAGGCTGGTGGAGCTGCTGGACGTGCCGGCACTGGCCGGCATGGTGGAGGGCTTCGCGGCGCTGCATGGCATGGGAATTCAGGTGCTCGACACCCAGGGCGTGTGCCTTGCGGGCAGCCAGGGGCCCCAGGGGCCCTTCTGTGCCCACGTCACCTCCGGCGCGCCGGACGGCGCGGGGTGCCCGGCCCGGGCGCCCCTCAGCTCGGGCATCCACGCGCTGGCGTGCCCCAGCGGCGCGCGCTACCTCGTCCTCCAGGTGCGGTGGGAGGGCAGCGAGTTGGGGCGGGCGGTGTTCGGCTCCTTCGCGCCCGAGGCCGTGGCGGCGCTGCCGGAGCGGCTGGACGTGGTGCGGGCGCGCGAGCAAGGCTCCATCCCCGTCCGGGCCGTAGCGTACTTCGCCCAGGTGCTGGAGGCGCTCCTGGCGGTGGGGCACCGCTCGTGGCTGGCCAGCCGCATCCAGCTGGAGTCCGCGGGAGAAATCCGCCGGGAGCTGGAGGTGCGCGATGCGCGCATGGCCTCGCTCCAGGGCCGGCTCCGGGAGATGGACCGGCTCCAGTCGAGCTTCCTGGGCACGGTGAGCCACGAGCTGCGCACGCCCCTGGCCTCCATCATCGCCTATTCGGAGCTCCTGGCCGAGGGGATTACCGGGCCGCTCAACCCCGAGCAGCATCAGTGCGTGCAGGCCATCACGGAGATGGGGCGCACGCTGTTGGATCTCATCACCTCCATTCTGGACATCAGCCAGCTGGAGGCGGGCAAGCTGCGGCTGGCCTTCGCGCCGGTGGACATCGCCGAGGTGGTGGTCTCCGCGGTCTCCAGCGTGACGCCCCAGTCGCGGCGCAAGGGGCTGAAGCTGGAGGTGGTGCTGCCGGAGCTGCGGCAGCCGCGCGTGCTCGCCGACAAGGGCCGGATGCACCAGGTGCTGGTGAACCTGCTGGCCAACGCGGTGAAGTTCACCCCGGAGGGCCACGTGCGGGTGCGGCTGTCGGAGGTGGGGCCCCAGGCGGAGCTGGACGCGCCCGGCTACCGCGTCGCCGTGGAGGACACGGGGGTGGGCATCCGCGCCGACCAGCTGGAGCGCATCTTCCAGACCTTCTACCAGGTGGACTCCAGCTCCACGCGGGAGTTCGGCGGCGTGGGGCTGGGGCTCTCCATCGTCAAGCGCTTCGTGGAGGGGCACGGCGGCAAGGTGCTGGTGGCAAGCCAGCCGGGGCAGGGCTCGTGCTTCACCGCGGTGGTGCCCGCGCGGCCGCCCCAGGTGGGCGACCAGGGGGTGCACGTGCTGCCGCCCCTGCCCGAGCCGGACCGGTTCTGA
- a CDS encoding TlpA family protein disulfide reductase, with the protein MGLLSLPGCQSESLPAYVRLGGQAPALASAPPSRAWLVVFWASWCPPCREETPALVKLAEAPPEGLRVVVFSHDAHLQAVEAFLGGPPAAGLHLRLDEGHAVARAFGVDALPASILVVDGHLTARFSGARDWDSRAMRRLLERLLQERRPTGAASHIDVPPRPQ; encoded by the coding sequence ATGGGCCTTCTCTCGCTGCCAGGCTGTCAGAGCGAGTCCCTTCCAGCCTACGTCCGGCTCGGCGGACAGGCCCCAGCGCTTGCGAGTGCGCCCCCGTCACGGGCCTGGCTCGTCGTCTTCTGGGCCTCGTGGTGCCCGCCCTGCCGGGAGGAGACGCCCGCCCTGGTGAAGCTGGCGGAGGCGCCTCCCGAGGGGCTGCGGGTCGTCGTCTTCAGCCACGACGCGCACCTCCAGGCCGTCGAGGCGTTTCTGGGGGGCCCTCCCGCCGCCGGGCTCCACCTGCGCCTGGATGAAGGGCACGCAGTGGCCCGTGCCTTCGGCGTCGACGCCCTCCCCGCCAGCATCCTGGTGGTGGACGGACACCTGACGGCCCGCTTCTCGGGGGCCAGGGATTGGGATTCCCGGGCCATGCGGCGCTTGCTGGAACGGCTGCTCCAGGAGCGCCGCCCCACCGGGGCGGCCTCGCACATTGACGTGCCCCCGCGTCCTCAGTAA
- a CDS encoding type IV pilus twitching motility protein PilT translates to MNAQPRIATLFDALLAEKGSDLHMSIGHPPMGRIRGELTPLREAPLTAPELEGLLFDLVNPDQKKQITEEMDLDFAYSYGTKARFRANYFYKTTGLAAVFRTIPSKVLTLTDLNTPEVVRKLAERRSGLVLVTGPTGSGKSTTLAGMINHINQTRHAHILTIEDPVEFVHESLKAQVTHREVGPHAINFATAIRSAGREDPNVILIGELRTNETMKLALQLASFGVLVFATVHTNSAPATIDRIVNAFPADEQPAIRGMLAESLAGIVAQQLIRTADGKGRVAALEILIGGSAISSMIREGKVFQIASKMQAGQAQGMQTLDMHLEKLVAAGTIAPEAALDKAQDRESFAKTLQRIKPDFVLSDDLKG, encoded by the coding sequence ATGAACGCCCAGCCCCGCATCGCCACGCTCTTCGACGCGCTGCTCGCCGAGAAGGGCAGCGACCTCCACATGAGCATCGGGCACCCGCCCATGGGCCGCATCCGCGGGGAGCTGACGCCCCTGCGCGAGGCGCCGCTCACCGCGCCCGAGCTGGAGGGCCTGCTGTTCGACCTGGTCAACCCGGACCAGAAGAAGCAAATCACCGAGGAGATGGACCTCGACTTCGCCTACAGCTACGGGACGAAGGCCCGCTTCCGCGCCAACTACTTCTACAAGACGACGGGCCTGGCGGCCGTCTTCCGCACCATTCCCAGCAAGGTGCTCACGCTCACGGACCTGAACACCCCGGAGGTGGTGCGCAAGCTGGCCGAGCGCCGCAGCGGGCTGGTGCTCGTCACCGGCCCCACGGGCAGCGGCAAGTCCACCACGCTCGCGGGGATGATCAACCACATCAACCAGACCCGCCACGCGCACATCCTCACCATCGAGGACCCGGTGGAGTTCGTGCACGAGTCGCTCAAGGCCCAGGTGACGCACCGGGAGGTGGGCCCGCACGCCATCAACTTCGCCACCGCCATCCGCTCGGCGGGCCGCGAGGACCCGAACGTCATCCTCATTGGCGAGTTGCGCACCAACGAGACGATGAAGCTGGCGCTCCAGCTGGCGAGCTTCGGCGTGCTCGTGTTCGCCACGGTGCACACCAACAGCGCGCCGGCCACCATCGACCGCATCGTCAACGCCTTCCCCGCCGACGAGCAGCCCGCCATCCGCGGCATGCTCGCCGAGAGCCTCGCGGGCATCGTCGCCCAGCAGCTCATCCGCACCGCGGACGGCAAGGGCCGCGTGGCGGCGCTGGAGATCCTCATCGGCGGCAGCGCCATCTCGTCGATGATCCGCGAGGGCAAGGTGTTCCAGATCGCCAGCAAGATGCAGGCGGGCCAGGCCCAGGGCATGCAGACCCTGGACATGCACCTGGAGAAGCTGGTGGCCGCGGGCACCATCGCCCCCGAGGCCGCGCTGGACAAGGCCCAGGACCGCGAGTCCTTCGCCAAGACGCTCCAGCGCATCAAGCCAGACTTCGTGCTGTCCGACGACCTGAAGGGCTAG
- a CDS encoding M56 family metallopeptidase: MRELILESLGWALLHLVWQGALVAAVLALGLRLLGPRAAARYGLACGALGLMLLLPAATGWQHLRARQAPAAVSSLPALSGQSSLAPASRAGAAPASSPAASLRARATAFTGGLLPWGVLAWGLGVAGSSLRLLAGWVRLRRRVREAFPAPEAWQLRLEALARRLGVKREVRLLQSPTLEVPSALGWLRPVVLLPVSTLTGLPARQLEMILAHELAHIRRHDFAVNLLQTVVETLLFYHPAVWWMSHVIRVERENCCDDAAAGLTGNALSYARALTALEALRVMPSPAPAPALSALGGSLPERVRRLVAAPPSRCASRWTAGASVLVLMSSLAAAAPLTARVLPAQAPRSLLAASPATPAEPPAAPAPSASPAPAPAPHGAPQPNPAPAPRPSAVPSPHEASHAGEDALPGDSHAKPRRIVPTKPRKDGGQDPALQSLLPSGITEAYAKGLQAHFEQPLSSEELFTLKHLGVTAEEVDALKRLGFSEVVPDTVAAAHAVGATEAYLRALKDAGYTDLEKATGMRALGITPETLTGLARAGFTGLSADTLMGFQATGVTPAFIEEMRAQGHEPLTPEALIRLRLGKQP; the protein is encoded by the coding sequence ATGAGGGAGCTCATCTTGGAGTCACTGGGCTGGGCACTGCTGCACCTCGTGTGGCAGGGCGCGCTCGTGGCCGCCGTGCTCGCGCTCGGACTGCGCCTGCTGGGGCCCCGGGCCGCCGCCCGCTATGGACTCGCCTGTGGCGCGCTGGGGCTGATGCTCCTCCTGCCCGCCGCCACCGGTTGGCAGCACCTCCGCGCCCGGCAGGCCCCGGCGGCCGTGTCCTCCCTCCCGGCCCTCTCCGGGCAGTCCTCCCTGGCACCCGCCTCCAGGGCCGGGGCGGCGCCCGCGTCCTCACCGGCCGCGTCCCTGCGCGCCCGGGCCACCGCCTTCACCGGCGGCCTTCTGCCCTGGGGGGTGCTCGCCTGGGGGCTGGGGGTGGCGGGCTCCTCCCTGCGGCTGCTGGCCGGGTGGGTGCGCCTGCGCCGGAGGGTGCGCGAGGCGTTCCCTGCCCCCGAAGCGTGGCAACTCCGGCTGGAGGCGCTCGCGCGGCGCCTGGGGGTGAAGCGCGAGGTGCGCCTGCTCCAGTCCCCCACGCTGGAGGTGCCCTCCGCCCTGGGGTGGTTGCGGCCCGTGGTGCTGCTGCCCGTCTCCACCCTCACCGGCCTGCCCGCACGTCAGCTCGAGATGATCCTCGCGCACGAGCTGGCGCACATCCGCCGTCATGACTTCGCGGTGAACCTGCTCCAGACCGTGGTGGAGACGCTGCTCTTCTATCACCCGGCCGTCTGGTGGATGTCCCACGTCATCCGCGTGGAGCGCGAGAACTGCTGCGATGACGCCGCCGCGGGCCTGACGGGCAACGCCCTCTCCTACGCCCGGGCACTCACCGCCCTGGAAGCCCTGCGTGTCATGCCCTCGCCCGCGCCAGCCCCCGCCCTCTCCGCGCTGGGAGGCTCGCTGCCGGAGCGCGTGCGCCGGCTGGTGGCCGCGCCTCCCTCCCGGTGCGCCTCCCGCTGGACGGCGGGCGCTTCCGTGCTGGTGCTGATGAGCAGCCTCGCGGCCGCGGCGCCCCTCACCGCCCGGGTGCTGCCCGCCCAGGCCCCGCGCTCGCTGCTGGCCGCAAGCCCGGCCACACCTGCCGAGCCCCCCGCGGCCCCGGCCCCCTCGGCGAGTCCCGCGCCCGCGCCTGCGCCCCATGGGGCCCCCCAGCCCAACCCGGCCCCGGCACCTCGGCCGTCCGCTGTCCCTTCGCCCCACGAGGCATCCCACGCCGGGGAGGACGCGCTTCCCGGGGATTCGCACGCCAAACCCCGGCGCATCGTCCCCACGAAGCCGCGGAAGGACGGGGGGCAAGACCCGGCCCTGCAGTCCCTCCTGCCGTCCGGCATCACCGAGGCGTACGCGAAGGGCCTCCAAGCCCACTTCGAACAGCCCCTGTCCTCCGAGGAGCTCTTCACGCTGAAGCACCTGGGCGTCACCGCCGAGGAGGTGGACGCACTGAAGCGGCTGGGCTTCTCGGAGGTGGTCCCGGACACCGTGGCCGCCGCCCATGCGGTGGGCGCCACCGAGGCATACCTGCGCGCGCTCAAGGACGCCGGCTACACGGATCTGGAGAAGGCCACGGGGATGCGCGCCCTGGGCATCACCCCGGAGACGCTCACCGGCCTGGCCCGCGCGGGCTTCACCGGCCTGAGCGCGGACACGCTGATGGGATTCCAGGCCACCGGTGTCACGCCCGCATTCATCGAGGAGATGCGCGCCCAGGGCCACGAGCCGCTCACGCCAGAGGCGTTGATCCGCCTTCGCCTGGGCAAGCAGCCCTGA
- a CDS encoding efflux RND transporter periplasmic adaptor subunit — translation MRPARILPAALGALLWCIAGAACTKDSQALPVGPSSSGPGDAGPPAQESTAVQLCEHGVPADLCTRCTPELAEVFQAQDDWCEAHQVPESQCRACNPGLTFTGTPSVPKDWCPEHAVPESHCTKCHPALIARFIEAGDYCREHGFPESVCPHCHPERVRAAGAEPPAFPPPGMRVRLASEETAREAGITTRRVAQQPLARTLEVVGQLAFNHNRSAPLTARGEVLVLEVLADVGDSVKAGQPLAVVASAAVGEDQGRLSAAQARVAAARSALGREQALLQRGISSQKDVEQARTELAAAEGAQDAARAALSAAGVGAASPPGRYTLKAPLSGTVVARDAAPGRHVAAGQTLLHVADLSTLWAQLDIPEADALSVRAGQKVTLQFEGLPGEAREATLTRVAASVDPATRTVRARVELPNPDQALKAGLFLRARIQVSPAHAAVMVPREAIQHAEGRTLVFVKREAGLYEPVAVELGAGTPGQVEVVKGLAPGAEVVTTGAFLLKTEILKGSIGAGCCEEGGE, via the coding sequence ATGCGGCCTGCCCGCATCCTCCCGGCCGCGCTGGGGGCCCTCCTGTGGTGCATCGCGGGGGCCGCCTGCACGAAGGACTCCCAAGCCCTCCCGGTGGGCCCGTCCTCCTCGGGCCCCGGGGATGCGGGCCCGCCCGCCCAGGAGTCCACCGCAGTTCAACTGTGTGAGCATGGCGTCCCGGCGGACCTGTGCACCCGCTGCACGCCCGAGCTCGCGGAGGTCTTCCAGGCCCAGGACGATTGGTGTGAGGCCCACCAGGTGCCCGAGTCGCAGTGCCGCGCATGCAACCCGGGGCTCACCTTCACCGGCACCCCTTCCGTGCCCAAGGACTGGTGCCCGGAGCACGCCGTTCCCGAGTCCCACTGCACCAAGTGCCACCCGGCGCTCATCGCGCGCTTCATCGAAGCGGGCGACTACTGCCGGGAGCACGGCTTCCCGGAGTCCGTCTGCCCCCACTGCCACCCGGAGCGCGTCCGGGCCGCGGGCGCGGAGCCTCCCGCCTTCCCCCCCCCGGGCATGCGCGTGCGCCTGGCCTCGGAGGAGACCGCGCGCGAGGCGGGCATCACCACGCGGCGCGTGGCGCAGCAGCCCCTGGCCCGGACGCTGGAGGTGGTGGGCCAGCTCGCCTTCAACCACAACCGCTCCGCCCCGCTCACCGCCCGGGGGGAGGTGCTCGTCCTGGAGGTCCTCGCCGATGTGGGGGACTCCGTGAAGGCTGGCCAGCCCCTGGCGGTGGTGGCCTCCGCCGCCGTGGGGGAGGACCAGGGCCGGCTCTCCGCGGCCCAGGCCCGTGTCGCGGCGGCGCGCTCGGCGCTGGGCCGGGAGCAAGCCCTGCTCCAGCGCGGCATCAGCTCCCAGAAGGACGTGGAGCAGGCACGCACCGAGCTGGCCGCGGCCGAGGGGGCCCAGGACGCGGCGCGCGCCGCGCTCTCCGCCGCGGGCGTGGGGGCTGCGAGCCCCCCGGGCCGGTACACGCTCAAGGCCCCCCTGTCCGGCACCGTGGTGGCGCGCGATGCGGCCCCCGGCCGGCACGTGGCCGCCGGCCAGACGCTGCTCCACGTGGCGGACCTCTCCACCCTCTGGGCCCAGCTCGACATTCCCGAGGCGGATGCCCTGTCCGTGCGCGCGGGCCAGAAGGTGACGCTCCAGTTCGAGGGCCTTCCCGGAGAGGCCCGCGAGGCCACCCTCACCCGCGTCGCGGCCTCGGTGGACCCTGCCACCCGCACCGTGCGCGCCCGCGTGGAGCTGCCCAACCCGGACCAGGCGCTCAAGGCAGGCCTCTTCCTGCGCGCCCGCATCCAGGTGTCCCCCGCGCATGCGGCGGTGATGGTTCCCCGCGAAGCCATCCAGCACGCCGAGGGGCGCACGCTCGTCTTCGTGAAGCGGGAGGCGGGCCTGTACGAGCCCGTCGCCGTGGAGCTGGGCGCCGGCACACCCGGGCAGGTGGAGGTGGTGAAGGGGCTCGCCCCCGGCGCCGAGGTCGTCACCACGGGGGCGTTCCTCCTCAAGACGGAGATCCTCAAGGGCTCCATCGGCGCGGGCTGCTGCGAGGAAGGCGGCGAGTAA
- a CDS encoding GTP-binding protein, with protein MQLNHAQRELTLKIVYYGPGLSGKTTNLRQLYARASPEVRGRLLSVETRDDRTLFFDVLPVFFSSSRGYNVRVKLLTVPGQVIHVATRRIVLRAADAVAFVADSRRSATAENNRYWHSLRDDMRENGLDPDRVPVVIQFNKRDLPDARPEEELELLRRRGREPVLGAVAVRGEGVCETLHALMQLAWQRLDADANLARNIGLSEEEFLLRVFQHLELQGTSLAGRYPGGKNSRGGAG; from the coding sequence TTGCAACTGAACCACGCCCAGCGCGAGCTCACGCTCAAGATCGTCTACTACGGGCCTGGGCTCAGTGGGAAGACGACCAACCTGCGCCAGCTGTACGCCCGGGCGAGCCCCGAAGTCCGAGGGCGGCTGCTGTCGGTGGAGACCCGCGATGACCGGACCCTGTTCTTCGACGTCCTGCCGGTCTTCTTCTCGTCCTCGCGGGGCTACAACGTCCGGGTGAAGCTGCTGACGGTGCCCGGCCAGGTCATCCATGTCGCCACGCGCCGCATCGTGCTCCGGGCCGCCGACGCGGTGGCGTTCGTGGCGGACAGCCGGCGCAGCGCCACGGCGGAGAACAACCGCTACTGGCACAGCCTCCGGGACGACATGCGGGAGAACGGGCTGGACCCCGACCGGGTGCCCGTCGTCATCCAGTTCAACAAGCGGGACTTGCCGGATGCCCGCCCGGAGGAGGAGCTGGAGCTGCTGCGGCGCCGGGGCCGGGAGCCGGTGCTGGGCGCGGTGGCCGTGCGCGGCGAAGGGGTGTGTGAGACGCTCCACGCGCTGATGCAGCTGGCCTGGCAGCGGCTCGACGCGGACGCGAACCTCGCGCGAAACATCGGCCTGAGCGAGGAGGAGTTCCTCCTCCGGGTGTTCCAGCACCTGGAGCTCCAGGGGACTTCGCTCGCGGGCCGCTACCCGGGCGGCAAGAACTCCAGAGGAGGGGCGGGATGA